From a region of the Gossypium raimondii isolate GPD5lz chromosome 10, ASM2569854v1, whole genome shotgun sequence genome:
- the LOC105777335 gene encoding histone H3.2, with the protein MARTKQTARKSTGGKAPRKQLATKAARKSAPATGGVKKPHRFRPGTVALREIRKYQKSTELLIRKLPFQRLVREIAQDFKTDLRFQSSAVAALQEAAEAYLVGLFEDTNLCAIHAKRVTIMPKDIQLARRIRGERA; encoded by the coding sequence ATGGCTCGTACCAAGCAAACCGCTAGAAAATCCACGGGAGGCAAGGCACCGAGGAAGCAATTGGCCACAAAAGCGGCGCGGAAATCAGCTCCGGCTACTGGTGGAGTGAAGAAGCCGCACAGATTCAGGCCAGGAACTGTGGCCTTGCGTGAAATCCGAAAGTACCAGAAGAGCACTGAACTTTTAATCAGGAAACTCCCATTTCAAAGGCTGGTAAGAGAAATCGCCCAAGATTTCAAAACAGATCTGAGGTTCCAAAGTAGCGCTGTGGCCGCTCTCCAGGAGGCCGCGGAAGCTTACTTGGTTGGGCTTTTTGAAGACACCAATCTGTGTGCTATTCACGCTAAAAGGGTTACTATAATGCCTAAGGACATCCAATTGGCTCGTCGTATTAGGGGCGAGAGAGCTTAG